In the genome of Pseudomonas sp. HS6, one region contains:
- a CDS encoding methyl-accepting chemotaxis protein has translation MRLSLKAKVLSLAVLPVLLFALVISLTTLFILQEQAHKEVEQTRERLLGDAKATLASYVAVAMTTIKPLYDAAAPGDAEARAQVIKLLSSIKYGKDGYFFGYDSETVRLFKSTDPEGVGKSFKDNRDPNGVYVNRDLVKVAKDGTHYLQYSSPLPGNAQVLVPKLGYTEYLPKWDMAFGTSVNLDGIEAQVALVQAQVQDRMEGVVLSIVGVAVIVLLVIAVAGLLLANTILRPLTLMKANLDDIAAGEGDLTRRLTITSQDELGELAGSFNRFVDKIHGLVRQITEMTSQLTGLVTQVSDQAQRSDQAMERQRHETDQVATAINEMSAAAQEVAKSAQSAAVAAQQTDEEGQTAKRVVAGSIKQIHALVDDIRSSGVSLDSLQQDVSSIVGVLGVIRSIAEQTNLLALNAAIEAARAGEAGRGFAVVADEVRALASRTQISTQEIQGMIDRLQAGTQSAVEAMRRSSEAGDGTSAQANQAGASLDAMANLIATINSMNAQIASAAEEQTAVAEEINRSVHQIAVAVDNVADETQLGAQTSRSLADLGQRLGKLVGQFRI, from the coding sequence ATGCGCCTGAGTCTCAAGGCTAAAGTCCTGTCCCTTGCCGTCCTCCCGGTCTTGCTCTTTGCGCTGGTGATCAGCCTGACCACCCTGTTCATTCTCCAGGAACAGGCGCACAAGGAAGTCGAACAGACCCGCGAACGCCTGCTCGGTGACGCCAAGGCCACCCTGGCCAGTTATGTCGCCGTGGCCATGACCACTATCAAACCGCTGTACGACGCCGCCGCCCCCGGTGACGCCGAGGCGCGGGCGCAGGTGATCAAACTGTTGTCGAGCATCAAGTACGGCAAGGACGGCTACTTCTTCGGCTACGACTCCGAGACCGTGCGCCTGTTCAAATCCACCGACCCCGAAGGCGTGGGCAAAAGCTTCAAGGACAATCGCGACCCGAACGGCGTCTACGTCAACCGCGACCTGGTAAAAGTGGCGAAGGACGGCACTCACTACCTGCAATACAGCTCGCCGCTGCCGGGTAACGCGCAGGTGCTGGTGCCGAAACTCGGTTACACCGAATACCTGCCGAAGTGGGACATGGCGTTCGGTACGTCGGTCAACCTCGACGGCATCGAAGCGCAAGTGGCGCTGGTTCAGGCCCAGGTGCAGGATCGTATGGAAGGCGTGGTGCTGAGCATCGTCGGCGTGGCGGTGATCGTGTTGCTGGTGATCGCGGTGGCGGGGCTGCTGCTGGCCAATACCATTCTGCGGCCGCTGACCCTGATGAAAGCCAACCTCGATGACATCGCGGCAGGCGAGGGCGACCTGACCCGGCGCCTGACCATCACCAGCCAGGACGAACTCGGTGAACTGGCCGGCTCGTTCAACCGCTTTGTCGACAAGATCCACGGCCTGGTGCGGCAGATCACCGAGATGACTTCGCAACTGACTGGCTTGGTGACCCAAGTGTCGGATCAGGCCCAGCGTTCCGACCAGGCCATGGAGCGTCAGCGCCACGAGACCGATCAGGTCGCCACGGCGATCAACGAAATGTCCGCCGCCGCGCAAGAAGTCGCCAAGAGCGCACAGAGCGCCGCCGTTGCCGCGCAGCAAACCGACGAAGAAGGCCAGACCGCCAAGCGCGTGGTGGCCGGCAGCATCAAGCAGATTCATGCGCTGGTGGACGACATCCGCAGCAGCGGCGTGTCCCTCGATAGCCTGCAACAGGACGTGTCGTCGATTGTCGGCGTGCTCGGGGTGATTCGTTCGATTGCCGAACAGACCAACTTGCTTGCACTCAACGCCGCGATTGAAGCGGCACGGGCCGGCGAGGCCGGGCGCGGGTTTGCAGTGGTGGCGGATGAAGTGCGGGCGCTGGCTTCGCGCACACAGATCAGCACTCAGGAAATCCAGGGGATGATTGATCGCCTGCAGGCGGGTACGCAGTCGGCGGTTGAAGCGATGCGCCGTTCCAGCGAGGCGGGTGATGGGACGTCGGCTCAGGCCAATCAGGCGGGGGCGTCGCTGGATGCCATGGCAAATCTGATCGCAACCATCAACTCGATGAATGCGCAGATTGCCAGTGCCGCTGAAGAGCAGACGGCCGTGGCCGAAGAGATCAACCGCAGTGTGCATCAGATCGCGGTGGCGGTGGATAACGTGGCGGATGAGACACAGTTGGGGGCGCAGACTTCGCGGAGTCTGGCGGATCTGGGGCAGCGGTTGGGTAAGCTGGTTGGGCAGTTCCGTATTTGA
- a CDS encoding DMT family transporter: MQSFDEVSAAPAPVARSGLRLLLLPLVILAGMGLSVEAGLLGPLGEQVGHLWATLSIFGVGSAILFLLLLFAGPQKGPALTDLPRWQLIGGFLGPMYVVVLTLATPHIGIAMTMIAILSGQVGKSVLIDHFGWFGATRKKVNGERWLALGLIVAALVLIARG, translated from the coding sequence ATGCAGTCGTTTGATGAAGTCAGTGCCGCGCCGGCCCCGGTCGCCCGGTCCGGTTTGCGTTTGTTGCTGTTGCCGCTGGTGATTCTGGCCGGCATGGGTTTGTCGGTGGAGGCCGGGTTGCTCGGGCCGCTGGGTGAGCAGGTCGGGCATTTGTGGGCGACCTTGAGCATCTTCGGGGTTGGGTCGGCGATTCTGTTTTTGCTGTTGTTGTTTGCGGGGCCGCAGAAGGGGCCGGCTCTGACGGATCTGCCGCGCTGGCAGTTGATCGGCGGGTTTCTGGGGCCGATGTATGTGGTGGTGCTGACGCTGGCGACGCCGCATATCGGGATTGCGATGACGATGATTGCGATTTTGTCGGGGCAGGTTGGCAAGAGTGTGCTGATTGACCATTTCGGTTGGTTTGGTGCTACGCGCAAGAAGGTCAACGGCGAGCGTTGGCTGGCATTGGGGTTGATTGTGGCTGCTTTGGTTTTGATTGCGCGGGGGTGA
- a CDS encoding helix-turn-helix domain-containing protein codes for MALAAPPDLSDTDVPVQPLARTYPRGLFIEPHEHVWGQLLYAMSGVMWVETPHEALVVPPQRAVWLPPGVPHGIRVVSDLQMRNIYLRPALAATLDETVQVIEVGGLLRELIVGLVEQGDNGDAEYYEALVGLALLELKRARRSQLKIPLPDDADRRLMSLCQAVMAAPSLEIPFEQHADNAGASVRTLARLFKEGLGMGFAEWRRQVQLATAVAELIQGVPVSAIARELGYSPSSFSDMFRRELGVAPSQFGVGQLPG; via the coding sequence ATGGCCCTCGCCGCGCCCCCCGATCTGAGTGATACCGATGTGCCGGTGCAGCCGCTGGCGCGCACGTATCCGCGCGGGTTGTTCATCGAGCCGCATGAGCATGTCTGGGGGCAGTTGCTGTATGCGATGAGCGGTGTGATGTGGGTCGAGACCCCGCACGAGGCGCTGGTGGTGCCGCCGCAGCGGGCGGTGTGGTTGCCGCCGGGGGTGCCTCACGGGATTCGGGTGGTGTCGGACTTGCAGATGCGCAATATCTACCTGCGTCCGGCGCTGGCGGCGACGCTGGATGAAACCGTACAGGTGATCGAGGTCGGTGGCCTGCTGCGCGAGTTGATCGTCGGGCTGGTGGAGCAGGGCGATAACGGCGACGCCGAGTATTACGAGGCGCTGGTCGGGCTGGCGCTGCTGGAGCTGAAACGCGCAAGGCGTTCACAGTTGAAGATTCCGCTGCCGGACGATGCCGACCGGCGGCTGATGAGTCTGTGTCAGGCGGTGATGGCCGCGCCGTCGCTGGAGATTCCTTTCGAGCAACACGCCGACAACGCCGGGGCTAGCGTGCGAACGTTGGCGCGGTTGTTCAAGGAAGGGCTGGGCATGGGGTTTGCCGAGTGGCGGCGTCAGGTGCAGTTGGCGACGGCGGTGGCGGAGTTGATTCAGGGCGTGCCGGTCAGCGCGATTGCCCGTGAGCTGGGTTATTCGCCGAGCAGTTTCAGCGACATGTTCCGTCGTGAGCTGGGTGTGGCGCCTTCGCAGTTCGGTGTCGGGCAGCTTCCAGGCTGA
- a CDS encoding sensor histidine kinase: MRSIQRRLSLGLISVMVIVGLVLAQTSLWLFEVGLQRYLEAGLRNDSESLLVALVRGPQGLQLDERHLSPAYQRPFSGHYFRIDFADSHWRSRSLWDQELPLLEQPGLHSNLQLGPDGQQLLVLRSDYKRLGQSISISVAQDYTPVRESFQRMRQVGLGLGLAGLLLILILQRLTVQRALRPLEKAREQIAQLQQGQRSQLDEQVPAELEPLVAQINHLLAHTEDSLKRSRNALGNLGHALKTPLAVLLSLASNEKLDAHPELRKILKEQLAQVQQRLNRELNRARLSGDALPGALFDCDAELPGLLATLNMIHGEHLSLSYVAPTGLQLPWDREDLLELLGNLLDNACKWADAEVRLSVVETAEGFVLSVEDDGPGIPEAQRDQVFSRGTRLDEQTHGHGLGLGIVRDIVETWGGGLVLGESEWGGLRVEIQLPRR, translated from the coding sequence GTGAGATCGATCCAGCGCCGCTTGAGCCTGGGTCTGATCAGCGTGATGGTGATCGTCGGCCTGGTGCTGGCGCAAACCAGCCTTTGGTTGTTCGAAGTGGGCCTGCAGCGTTATCTCGAGGCCGGTCTGCGCAACGACAGCGAGAGTCTGCTGGTGGCGCTGGTGCGCGGCCCGCAAGGCTTGCAGCTGGACGAACGACACTTGTCGCCGGCCTATCAGCGGCCGTTTTCCGGGCATTACTTCCGCATCGATTTCGCCGACAGTCACTGGCGCTCCCGCTCGTTGTGGGATCAGGAATTGCCGCTGCTGGAACAGCCGGGCCTGCACAGCAACCTGCAACTGGGGCCGGACGGGCAACAACTGCTGGTGCTGCGCTCGGACTACAAGCGGCTCGGCCAGTCGATCTCGATCAGCGTGGCCCAGGATTACACGCCGGTGCGCGAGAGCTTCCAGCGCATGCGTCAGGTCGGGTTGGGGCTCGGGTTGGCCGGGCTGCTGCTGATCCTCATCCTGCAACGGCTGACCGTGCAACGTGCCTTGCGTCCATTGGAAAAGGCTCGCGAGCAAATCGCCCAGTTGCAACAGGGCCAGCGTTCACAACTCGATGAACAGGTGCCGGCAGAACTGGAACCGCTTGTGGCGCAGATCAACCATTTGCTGGCTCACACCGAAGACAGCCTCAAGCGTTCGCGCAATGCCCTGGGCAACCTCGGGCACGCGCTGAAAACTCCGCTGGCAGTGCTGCTGAGCCTGGCCTCGAACGAGAAGCTCGATGCCCATCCCGAGTTGCGCAAGATCCTCAAGGAACAACTGGCGCAGGTTCAGCAGCGGCTGAATCGTGAGCTTAATCGTGCGCGACTCTCCGGCGATGCGTTGCCGGGGGCGCTGTTCGATTGCGATGCGGAACTGCCGGGGCTGCTGGCGACGCTGAACATGATCCATGGCGAGCACCTTTCGTTGAGCTACGTCGCGCCGACCGGGCTGCAATTGCCGTGGGACCGTGAAGACTTGCTGGAATTGCTCGGCAACCTGCTGGACAACGCCTGCAAATGGGCGGATGCCGAGGTGCGGTTGAGTGTGGTCGAGACGGCTGAAGGTTTTGTGCTGAGCGTGGAGGATGATGGGCCGGGGATTCCCGAGGCGCAGCGTGATCAGGTGTTCAGTCGGGGGACGAGGCTGGATGAGCAGACCCATGGGCATGGGTTGGGGCTGGGGATTGTGCGGGATATTGTTGAGACTTGGGGTGGGGGTTTGGTGTTGGGGGAGAGTGAGTGGGGTGGGTTGAGGGTGGAGATTCAGTTGCCTCGGCGGTGA
- a CDS encoding LysR family transcriptional regulator, with the protein MHGLNELGFKALRLFVAVLDHGSFSEVARREGVAPSSISRQIQLMEQALNQQLLYRHTRAVTPTEAGRMLGHHARLVLVQLEEAEQALQEQQSEPTGLVRINAPVVFGQRHLTPWLGRLCERYPKLQLDIQQTDHYIDPLQEGADLLFRIGPLHDSSMQARILAPHRFQVAASPAYLQRFGTPQHPEELARHQCLAYKGATGQQRWFFRQDQGEWTPYSVKGPITGNHADTLTQAAEQGLGLVMFPSWLIGEAVREGTLVPVLREYQVSNSVEPQQISVLWPGSRRLSVKVRTVIDFFVECFGEVPYWDRP; encoded by the coding sequence ATGCACGGGCTCAACGAACTGGGATTCAAGGCGCTAAGGCTGTTTGTGGCAGTGCTCGATCACGGCAGTTTTTCCGAAGTCGCCCGCCGCGAGGGCGTGGCGCCCTCCTCGATTTCCCGGCAGATCCAGTTGATGGAACAGGCGCTGAACCAGCAATTGCTTTACCGCCACACCCGTGCGGTCACGCCAACCGAAGCCGGGCGCATGCTCGGCCACCACGCGCGGCTGGTGTTGGTACAGCTGGAGGAAGCCGAACAGGCGTTGCAGGAACAGCAAAGCGAACCGACCGGTCTGGTGCGAATCAACGCCCCGGTGGTGTTCGGCCAGCGCCACCTGACGCCGTGGCTGGGCCGTTTGTGCGAGCGCTATCCGAAGCTGCAACTGGACATTCAGCAGACCGACCACTACATCGATCCGCTACAGGAAGGCGCCGACCTGTTGTTCCGCATCGGCCCGCTGCACGACTCGAGCATGCAGGCACGGATTCTGGCGCCGCACCGCTTTCAGGTCGCGGCCAGCCCGGCGTATCTCCAGCGTTTCGGCACGCCGCAGCATCCCGAAGAGCTTGCCCGCCACCAGTGTCTGGCCTACAAGGGCGCGACCGGCCAGCAGCGCTGGTTTTTCCGTCAGGATCAGGGTGAGTGGACGCCGTATTCGGTCAAAGGCCCGATCACCGGCAACCATGCGGACACCCTGACCCAGGCCGCCGAACAGGGTTTGGGGCTAGTGATGTTTCCGTCATGGCTGATCGGCGAGGCGGTGCGTGAGGGCACGCTGGTGCCGGTGTTGAGGGAGTATCAGGTGTCGAACAGTGTCGAGCCACAGCAGATTTCGGTGTTGTGGCCGGGGAGTCGGCGGTTGTCGGTGAAGGTGCGGACGGTGATTGATTTCTTTGTTGAGTGTTTTGGGGAGGTGCCGTATTGGGATCGCCCCTGA
- a CDS encoding Na+/H+ antiporter family protein, translating to MNAVIAAVGVMLILSLSRVHVVIALIVGALVGGLTGGLGIDATLKAFNSGLGGGATVALSYALLGAFAVAIAKSGLAHALADKALAMVDRQHATGGGSVKWLLIGLLWVVAIASQNILPIHIAFIPLLVPPLLYVLTKLQLDRRLIACVMTFGLITPYMVFPVGFGNIFLNQILLANVSKAGVDISQVNVMHAMAIPAAGMVFGLLMAVFFSYRKKRVYDLEKIEQVEQVSVAYNPMTIGIAGLAIAAAFIIQLLLDSMIIGALAGFLIFSASGIVKWRETDGLFTEGMKMMAMIGFIMIAASGFAEVLKATGEVRTLVESAAAQIDHSQAIGALLMLLVGLMVTIGIGSSFSTVPILAAIFVPLCVQLGFSPMAIVCIVGTAGALGDTGSPASDSTLGPTSGLNIDGQHHHIWDTVVPTFLHYNLPLLAAGWVAAMVL from the coding sequence ATGAATGCAGTGATTGCTGCGGTCGGCGTCATGCTGATCCTCAGCCTGTCCCGTGTGCATGTGGTGATCGCGTTGATCGTCGGTGCACTGGTCGGTGGCCTGACCGGCGGCCTGGGCATCGACGCCACGCTCAAGGCGTTCAACAGTGGTCTGGGCGGCGGTGCGACGGTGGCGTTGTCCTACGCGTTGCTCGGTGCTTTCGCGGTGGCGATTGCCAAGTCCGGCCTGGCCCATGCGCTGGCCGACAAGGCTCTGGCGATGGTCGACCGTCAGCATGCGACCGGGGGCGGCAGCGTCAAATGGCTGCTGATCGGTCTGTTGTGGGTGGTGGCGATTGCTTCGCAGAACATCCTGCCGATCCACATCGCGTTCATTCCGTTGCTGGTGCCGCCGCTTCTCTATGTACTGACCAAGCTGCAACTGGATCGCCGGCTGATCGCCTGCGTCATGACCTTCGGCCTGATCACGCCGTACATGGTGTTTCCGGTCGGCTTCGGCAACATCTTCCTTAACCAGATCCTGCTGGCCAACGTCAGCAAGGCTGGCGTGGACATCAGCCAGGTCAACGTCATGCACGCCATGGCCATCCCGGCGGCTGGCATGGTGTTCGGTCTGTTGATGGCGGTGTTCTTCAGCTATCGCAAGAAGCGTGTCTACGACCTGGAAAAGATCGAGCAAGTGGAGCAGGTCAGCGTCGCCTATAACCCGATGACGATCGGTATCGCCGGTCTGGCCATCGCCGCAGCGTTCATTATTCAGTTGCTGCTGGATTCGATGATTATCGGGGCGCTGGCCGGCTTCCTGATCTTCTCGGCGTCGGGCATCGTCAAGTGGCGCGAGACTGACGGGCTGTTCACCGAAGGCATGAAGATGATGGCGATGATCGGCTTCATCATGATCGCCGCCTCGGGCTTTGCCGAAGTGCTGAAGGCTACCGGCGAGGTGCGCACGCTGGTTGAAAGCGCAGCGGCGCAGATCGATCACAGCCAGGCGATTGGTGCGCTGCTGATGCTGCTGGTGGGGCTGATGGTGACCATCGGTATCGGTTCGTCGTTCTCCACGGTGCCGATTCTGGCGGCAATTTTCGTACCGCTGTGCGTACAGCTCGGCTTCAGCCCGATGGCGATCGTCTGCATCGTCGGCACTGCCGGGGCTCTTGGCGACACCGGCTCGCCAGCCTCGGACTCGACCCTCGGCCCGACCTCCGGCCTGAACATCGATGGCCAGCATCACCACATCTGGGACACCGTGGTGCCGACCTTCCTGCACTACAACCTGCCGTTGCTGGCGGCTGGCTGGGTGGCCGCAATGGTCTTGTAA
- a CDS encoding DUF6555 family protein: protein MNNAKLFVIEYTLHGAPKSFIIRSDKMDNTEAWHWASCDAGVGRIPRFGREKVQKTSKPAAEKFGVENVTWRPAS from the coding sequence ATGAACAACGCGAAACTGTTTGTCATCGAATACACCCTTCACGGCGCGCCGAAGTCGTTCATTATCCGCTCGGACAAAATGGACAACACCGAGGCGTGGCACTGGGCAAGTTGCGACGCCGGGGTGGGTCGCATCCCGCGCTTCGGCCGGGAAAAGGTACAAAAGACCAGCAAGCCTGCGGCGGAAAAATTCGGCGTGGAAAACGTCACGTGGCGACCGGCAAGCTAA
- a CDS encoding metallothionein, with translation MADRKCDCPGCRCTIKEGEHSYVAHGKHYCCEACAHHHKSGEECSGKGCQCAHPK, from the coding sequence ATGGCAGATAGAAAATGCGATTGTCCGGGATGTCGTTGCACGATCAAGGAGGGTGAGCATTCTTATGTGGCGCACGGTAAGCATTATTGCTGTGAGGCCTGTGCGCACCACCATAAAAGTGGCGAGGAGTGTTCCGGCAAGGGTTGCCAGTGCGCGCACCCGAAATAA
- a CDS encoding DMT family transporter, with product MSLVILLAVVVLAGAVLSVQAAINGRLGETVGVLRSSLLTFVVGAISTGLLILFFEPAQAVSLLEVPKWQLSGALFGVVYMMVMVGAVPRVGTAVATVAVIVGQLGMGMLIDNFGWLGNPAIELSSSRVLAMGCLGLALVFMYRSSVRQVD from the coding sequence ATGAGTCTGGTTATTTTGTTGGCGGTGGTGGTGTTGGCCGGTGCGGTGTTGAGTGTTCAGGCGGCGATCAATGGGCGGTTGGGGGAGACCGTTGGGGTGTTGCGCAGTAGTTTGTTGACGTTTGTGGTGGGGGCAATTTCTACGGGGTTGTTGATTTTGTTTTTTGAGCCTGCGCAGGCGGTGAGTTTGCTGGAGGTGCCTAAGTGGCAGTTGAGTGGGGCGCTGTTTGGGGTGGTTTATATGATGGTGATGGTGGGGGCGGTGCCTCGGGTGGGGACTGCTGTGGCGACGGTGGCGGTGATTGTCGGGCAGTTGGGGATGGGGATGTTGATTGATAATTTTGGGTGGTTGGGGAATCCCGCTATTGAGTTGTCTTCTAGTCGGGTTTTGGCGATGGGATGTTTGGGGTTGGCGTTAGTGTTCATGTATCGCAGCAGCGTGCGTCAGGTTGATTGA
- a CDS encoding methyl-accepting chemotaxis protein yields the protein MSLRQLSIQWKITLLAGLCLAGIVTLLVGLSLYRMEHSSELVKASSMEMLTESAQARIESQGEVQAAGIRQQFMDAYQYGHGFSRQVLFLREQAEKRFLDAFDLREDMTRQVKSALQANPELLGLSLVFEANALDGKDELFAGQAELGSNDKGRFALYWSQPTPGKVTSMALPESDMADTSTGPSGQAANAWFTCPRTTLKPCVIEPYFYVIDGQKVLMTSIVFPLMVNGKVIASLSVDINLNSLQAISQGASKKLYDGQTAVSIISPAGLLAGYSPDASKLSQRLDAVDTTSGAELLRLLASSHTVSSLHSNAQLKVLSPFQPIPGGPSWGVLLDVPEKVLVSRAEALKQQLDASNTSGTLIELSLGVLAALVGLLLVWLMARSVTKPILGVAHMLEDIASGEGDLTRRLAYDKKDELGQLAGWFNRFLDKLQPIIAEVKRSVQDARNTADQSSAIATQTSAGMEQQYRQVDQVATASHEMSATAQDVARSAAQAAEAAKDADRATRQGLTVIDRTTASIDHLAADMSAAMIQVEGLAANSEKIGAVLETIRAIAEQTNLLALNAAIEAARAGEAGRGFAVVADEVRNLARRTQESVEETRQVIEQLQSGTQDVVGSMGNSHRQAQGSVEQVGQAVTALRQIGDAVTVISDMNLQIASAAEEQSAVAEEINNNVATIRDVTESLSGQANESARVSQSLNSLANQQQSLMDQFRV from the coding sequence ATGTCGCTCAGACAACTTTCCATCCAATGGAAAATCACCCTGCTCGCCGGCCTCTGCCTGGCCGGTATCGTGACCCTGTTGGTGGGTCTTTCGCTGTATCGCATGGAGCACAGTTCTGAACTGGTCAAAGCCTCCAGCATGGAGATGCTCACCGAATCGGCCCAGGCTCGCATCGAATCCCAAGGCGAAGTTCAAGCGGCGGGCATTCGCCAGCAGTTCATGGACGCCTATCAATATGGCCATGGTTTTTCGCGTCAGGTGCTGTTCCTGCGCGAGCAGGCCGAGAAACGTTTCCTCGATGCCTTTGACCTGCGCGAAGACATGACCCGTCAGGTGAAATCCGCGTTGCAAGCCAACCCGGAGTTGCTCGGTCTGTCGCTGGTGTTCGAAGCCAACGCGCTGGATGGCAAGGACGAACTGTTCGCCGGCCAGGCCGAACTGGGCAGCAACGACAAGGGCCGCTTCGCCCTGTACTGGTCGCAGCCGACCCCGGGTAAAGTCACTTCGATGGCACTGCCGGAAAGCGACATGGCCGACACCAGCACCGGCCCCAGCGGCCAGGCCGCCAACGCCTGGTTCACCTGCCCGCGCACCACGCTCAAGCCGTGCGTGATCGAACCGTACTTTTATGTGATCGACGGGCAAAAGGTGCTGATGACCAGCATCGTGTTCCCGCTGATGGTCAACGGCAAAGTCATCGCCTCGCTGTCGGTGGACATCAACCTCAACAGCCTGCAAGCAATCAGCCAGGGCGCCAGCAAAAAGCTCTATGACGGCCAGACCGCCGTAAGCATCATCAGCCCTGCCGGCCTGCTCGCCGGTTACAGCCCGGACGCCAGTAAACTCAGCCAGCGCCTCGACGCGGTGGACACCACCAGCGGCGCCGAACTGCTGCGCCTGCTCGCGTCGAGCCACACCGTCAGCAGCCTGCACAGCAATGCGCAGCTGAAAGTGCTGTCGCCGTTCCAGCCGATTCCCGGTGGCCCGTCGTGGGGCGTGCTGCTCGATGTGCCGGAGAAAGTGCTGGTGAGTCGCGCCGAAGCGCTCAAGCAACAACTGGATGCCAGCAACACCTCGGGCACGCTGATCGAACTGAGCCTGGGCGTACTCGCCGCGCTGGTCGGCCTGCTGCTGGTGTGGCTGATGGCACGCAGCGTGACCAAACCGATCCTCGGCGTAGCCCACATGCTGGAAGACATCGCCAGCGGCGAAGGCGACCTGACCCGTCGTCTGGCCTATGACAAGAAAGACGAACTCGGTCAGTTGGCCGGTTGGTTCAACCGCTTCCTCGACAAGCTGCAACCGATCATCGCCGAAGTGAAACGCTCGGTGCAGGACGCGCGCAACACCGCTGACCAATCCTCGGCCATCGCCACCCAGACAAGCGCCGGCATGGAGCAGCAATACCGTCAGGTCGATCAGGTCGCCACCGCGTCCCACGAAATGAGCGCCACCGCCCAGGACGTGGCCCGCAGCGCCGCGCAAGCGGCCGAAGCGGCCAAGGATGCCGATCGCGCTACCCGTCAGGGCCTGACCGTGATCGACCGTACCACCGCCAGCATCGACCACCTCGCCGCCGACATGAGCGCGGCGATGATCCAGGTCGAAGGCCTGGCCGCCAACAGCGAGAAAATCGGTGCGGTGCTGGAAACCATCCGCGCCATCGCCGAGCAGACCAACCTGCTGGCGCTCAACGCCGCCATCGAAGCCGCTCGCGCCGGTGAAGCCGGACGTGGCTTTGCGGTGGTGGCCGATGAAGTACGCAACCTCGCCCGCCGCACCCAGGAATCGGTGGAAGAAACCCGTCAGGTGATCGAGCAACTGCAAAGTGGCACGCAGGACGTGGTCGGTTCGATGGGCAACAGCCATCGTCAGGCTCAGGGCAGTGTCGAACAGGTCGGCCAGGCCGTGACCGCGCTACGCCAGATCGGCGATGCGGTGACGGTGATCAGCGACATGAACCTGCAGATTGCCAGCGCCGCTGAAGAACAGAGCGCGGTGGCCGAAGAGATCAACAACAACGTGGCGACGATCCGTGATGTGACGGAATCGCTGTCGGGGCAGGCGAATGAATCGGCGCGGGTGAGTCAGTCGCTTAACAGTCTGGCGAATCAGCAGCAGAGTTTGATGGATCAGTTCCGGGTTTGA
- a CDS encoding DUF1427 family protein — protein MNYLISLGIGLGVGLLYGALDFRSPAPPAIALVGLLGMLAGEQLWPMGRQLVSGWLS, from the coding sequence ATGAACTACCTGATTTCCCTGGGCATCGGTCTCGGCGTCGGCCTGTTGTATGGCGCGCTGGATTTCCGTTCCCCGGCACCACCGGCCATCGCGTTGGTCGGCCTGTTGGGCATGCTGGCGGGCGAGCAGTTGTGGCCGATGGGCCGGCAATTGGTCAGTGGCTGGCTGTCCTGA
- a CDS encoding zinc-binding alcohol dehydrogenase family protein, whose product MKALQFDKTGDLSSLRFVEVPTPVPGADEVLVQIKAAGLNPSDVKNVLGRFPYTTLPRIPGRDFAGVVVEGPQTLIGQEVWGTGRELGFFSDGSHAQFVKLPANGVAHKPSHLSFTQAASLGVPYTTAWDALERSLVSAETRLLVIGGGAVATAALALAKVRGAQLLAAARRPEQVKDLQDQGYPTIQLDKPEELGAQVNAVYRGGADVIFDTTGFWLPASVAALATFGRIAIIAAPVDGHVQLPALALYRKGGSVVGINSLLYGVEACAAMLEQFGRFFDEDLLPLPQGLVEAPLAEGLARYADVNQGSGDKVILIP is encoded by the coding sequence ATGAAAGCACTGCAATTCGATAAAACCGGCGACTTGTCTTCCCTGCGCTTCGTCGAGGTGCCGACGCCGGTGCCGGGGGCCGACGAGGTATTGGTGCAGATCAAGGCGGCGGGCCTGAACCCCAGTGACGTGAAGAATGTACTCGGGCGTTTCCCTTACACCACGCTGCCGCGTATTCCCGGTCGGGACTTTGCCGGTGTGGTGGTCGAGGGGCCGCAGACGCTGATTGGTCAGGAAGTCTGGGGCACCGGGCGTGAGCTGGGCTTTTTCTCCGACGGTTCCCACGCGCAGTTCGTCAAACTGCCGGCCAATGGCGTGGCGCACAAGCCTTCGCACTTGAGTTTCACCCAGGCCGCGAGCCTCGGTGTGCCTTACACCACGGCGTGGGATGCGCTGGAGCGCAGTCTGGTCAGCGCTGAAACCCGTTTGCTGGTGATCGGCGGCGGGGCGGTGGCGACGGCGGCTCTGGCGTTGGCCAAGGTGCGTGGCGCGCAGTTGCTGGCGGCAGCGCGGCGGCCGGAGCAGGTCAAGGATTTGCAGGATCAAGGTTATCCGACGATTCAACTGGATAAACCCGAGGAGCTCGGCGCTCAGGTCAATGCGGTGTATCGCGGCGGTGCCGACGTGATCTTCGACACCACCGGTTTCTGGCTGCCGGCCTCGGTGGCGGCATTGGCGACATTCGGGCGGATCGCGATCATCGCCGCGCCGGTGGACGGGCATGTGCAACTGCCGGCGCTGGCCCTGTATCGCAAGGGTGGATCCGTGGTCGGCATCAACTCCCTGCTGTACGGCGTTGAGGCTTGTGCGGCGATGCTCGAACAGTTCGGCCGGTTCTTCGACGAAGACTTGCTGCCATTGCCGCAAGGGTTGGTGGAAGCACCGCTGGCCGAAGGGCTGGCGCGTTATGCCGATGTGAATCAGGGCAGTGGCGACAAAGTGATTCTTATCCCCTGA